One genomic segment of Bradyrhizobium diazoefficiens includes these proteins:
- the atzF gene encoding allophanate hydrolase: MGAEQPETIAAIVAAHRAGTMTPAQTITRTYQRIRDHNDPAVFISLRDEQDAIAEAEKLATKDAAGLPLYGVPVAVKDNIDALGFPTTAACPTFSYTPTHDSTAVERLRAAGAIIIGKTNLDQFATGLVGVRSPYGIPKNPIREDLIPGGSSSGSAVAVGAGLVPLSLGTDTAGSGRVPAMLNNIVGLKPSLGMISTAGLVPACRTLDCISVFALTVDDAALALSVLAGPDQADPFSRDRPLGAITTFPANLRLGVPRSGQLIFFGDKTAEAAYGEALKRWTALGAGLVEFDLEPLYETARLLYEGPWVAERYLVIKGLLASAPDSIHPVTRDITAAGARLTAAETFSALYRLQGLRKIAERTFANVDALVLPTAPTAYTTAQVLANPIELNSRLGTYTNFVNLLDLCGLAVPASMRADGIPFGITLLAPAGRDALLASIGRVFHADTELTMGAKRVAQPALAPLPARGTDEIPIAVVGAHLSGMALNGELTALNAKLVEATRTAPDYKLYALKTTPPKPGLLRVEAGTGASIELEIWSLSSSAFGKFVNAIPAPMAIGTIRLADGPRVKGFLVEPEVLGDARDITAYGGWRAYMKEAAARQVS; this comes from the coding sequence ATGGGGGCTGAGCAGCCTGAAACGATCGCCGCGATCGTGGCCGCGCATCGTGCGGGCACGATGACGCCGGCGCAGACGATCACGCGGACTTATCAGCGCATCCGCGACCACAACGACCCCGCCGTCTTCATCAGCCTGCGCGACGAGCAGGACGCGATTGCGGAAGCCGAAAAGCTCGCCACGAAGGACGCGGCCGGCCTACCGCTCTATGGCGTGCCGGTCGCAGTGAAAGACAATATCGACGCCCTCGGATTTCCCACCACCGCGGCCTGCCCCACCTTCTCCTATACGCCGACGCACGATTCGACCGCGGTCGAACGGCTGCGCGCAGCGGGCGCGATCATCATCGGCAAGACCAATCTCGACCAGTTCGCGACCGGCCTCGTCGGCGTGCGCTCGCCCTACGGCATCCCGAAGAACCCGATCCGCGAGGATCTCATCCCCGGCGGATCGAGCTCGGGCTCCGCCGTGGCGGTCGGCGCTGGCCTCGTGCCGCTGTCGCTCGGCACCGACACCGCCGGCTCAGGCCGCGTGCCGGCGATGCTCAACAATATCGTCGGGCTGAAGCCGAGCCTCGGCATGATCTCGACCGCGGGCCTGGTGCCGGCCTGCCGCACGCTCGACTGCATCTCGGTGTTCGCGCTGACGGTGGACGACGCCGCGCTCGCGCTCTCCGTCTTGGCCGGCCCCGACCAGGCCGATCCGTTCTCGCGCGACCGGCCGCTCGGCGCGATCACGACGTTTCCGGCGAACCTGCGCCTCGGCGTGCCGCGCAGCGGCCAACTGATTTTCTTCGGCGACAAGACGGCGGAGGCCGCCTATGGCGAGGCGCTGAAGCGCTGGACCGCGCTCGGTGCTGGCCTGGTCGAGTTCGACCTCGAGCCGCTCTACGAGACGGCGCGGCTGCTGTATGAGGGACCGTGGGTCGCCGAGCGCTATCTCGTGATCAAGGGTCTGCTGGCGTCCGCGCCTGATTCGATTCATCCGGTGACGCGCGATATCACCGCGGCGGGCGCGCGGCTCACGGCCGCAGAAACCTTCTCCGCGCTGTATCGCCTGCAGGGACTGCGCAAGATCGCCGAGCGCACCTTCGCAAACGTCGACGCGCTGGTGCTGCCGACGGCGCCGACGGCGTATACGACTGCGCAGGTGCTGGCCAATCCGATCGAGCTCAACAGCCGGCTCGGCACCTACACCAACTTCGTCAACCTGCTCGACCTGTGCGGTCTTGCGGTGCCGGCATCGATGCGTGCGGACGGCATTCCGTTCGGCATTACGCTGCTCGCGCCGGCTGGACGCGATGCGCTGCTCGCCAGCATCGGACGCGTCTTCCACGCGGATACGGAGCTGACCATGGGTGCAAAGCGCGTGGCGCAACCTGCGCTCGCGCCACTGCCAGCAAGGGGCACCGACGAAATTCCGATCGCGGTGGTCGGTGCGCATCTCTCCGGCATGGCACTCAACGGCGAATTGACGGCGCTGAACGCAAAGCTGGTCGAAGCGACCAGGACCGCCCCCGATTACAAGCTCTATGCACTCAAGACCACGCCGCCGAAGCCGGGCCTGCTGCGCGTCGAGGCCGGGACAGGCGCCTCGATCGAGCTGGAGATCTGGTCACTGTCATCCTCCGCCTTCGGCAAGTTCGTCAACGCGATCCCCGCGCCGATGGCGATCGGCACCATCAGGCTAGCCGATGGCCCCCGCGTGAAGGGATTTCTGGTCGAGCCGGAAGTGTTGGGTGACGCCCGCGATATCACGGCGTATGGCGGATGGCGCGCCTATATGAAGGAAGCCGCGGCGAGGCAAGTCTCGTAG
- a CDS encoding GntR family transcriptional regulator, with translation MTLDDLPRGTLPAEPVVPRVDRAQPSVHKVTRAEELRLQLADEIVRGTLAPGAPLDETDIARRFNVSRTPVREALRQLVASGLVEARPHRGAVVAQPSIERLKSMFDAMAELEALCAGLAAERMSAAERHGLEAVHEELRVLSYAGNPDRFHEVNERFHNAIYAGSQNGYIAEITLATRVRVQPFRRAQFRNLGRLAKSQAEHDRIVVAIMRGDKQGAAAAMRAHIELVRGEYEIYAVSV, from the coding sequence ATGACGCTTGACGATCTTCCGCGCGGGACGTTGCCGGCCGAGCCGGTGGTGCCACGGGTCGACCGGGCGCAGCCCAGCGTGCACAAGGTCACGCGCGCCGAAGAATTGCGCCTGCAGCTCGCCGACGAGATCGTGCGCGGGACCCTGGCCCCCGGTGCGCCGCTGGACGAGACCGACATCGCGCGCCGCTTCAACGTCTCGCGCACGCCGGTGCGCGAGGCGCTGCGCCAGCTGGTCGCAAGCGGCCTCGTCGAGGCACGGCCGCATCGCGGGGCGGTGGTGGCGCAGCCCTCGATCGAGCGGCTCAAGAGCATGTTCGACGCGATGGCGGAGCTGGAGGCATTGTGCGCCGGCCTTGCGGCCGAGCGCATGTCCGCCGCCGAGCGTCATGGTCTCGAGGCTGTTCACGAAGAGCTGCGAGTTTTGAGCTACGCCGGCAATCCCGATCGCTTCCACGAGGTCAACGAGCGCTTCCACAACGCGATCTATGCGGGATCGCAGAATGGCTACATCGCCGAGATCACGCTCGCCACCCGCGTGCGCGTGCAGCCGTTCCGTCGCGCCCAGTTCCGCAATCTCGGCCGATTGGCAAAATCGCAGGCCGAGCACGACCGCATCGTTGTCGCCATCATGCGCGGCGACAAGCAGGGCGCCGCCGCGGCGATGCGCGCGCATATCGAATTGGTGCGCGGCGAATACGAGATCTACGCGGTCTCGGTCTGA
- the hpxZ gene encoding oxalurate catabolism protein HpxZ, whose protein sequence is MEVDLPDVIAEVKAAFERYEQALVSNDVAVLGELFRNDSRTLRYGIGENLYGYQAIAGFRAARSPVGLNRRTAKTVITSYGRDTAVASTLFYRETLPGKVGRQMQTWIRFPEGWRVVAAHVSIIDEPKETV, encoded by the coding sequence ATGGAGGTCGATCTCCCTGACGTGATCGCGGAAGTCAAAGCCGCGTTCGAACGCTATGAGCAGGCCCTCGTCAGCAACGACGTCGCCGTGCTCGGCGAGCTGTTCCGCAATGATTCCCGCACCCTGCGCTACGGCATCGGCGAGAACCTCTACGGCTACCAGGCGATCGCCGGCTTCCGCGCCGCCCGCTCGCCGGTCGGCCTCAATCGTCGCACTGCGAAGACCGTCATCACCAGCTATGGCCGCGACACGGCCGTCGCCTCGACGCTTTTCTATCGCGAGACCTTGCCGGGCAAGGTCGGCCGGCAGATGCAGACCTGGATTCGCTTCCCGGAGGGCTGGCGCGTCGTCGCCGCCCATGTCAGCATCATCGACGAGCCGAAAGAGACCGTATGA
- a CDS encoding AtzE family amidohydrolase — MTAKPEMTGAEIATAVAGRKMSARDAIEAALARIKQHDTILNAFTDVTAERARAKARAIDADIAAGKTVGPLAGVPFAVKNLFDVAGLPTRAGSRINRDLAPAKRDATLIERMEAAGAVLVGALNMGEYAYDFTGENVHDGPSRNPHDTTRMTGGSSGGSGSAVGGALVPIALGSDTNGSIRVPSSFCGIFGLKPTYGRLSRARSFPFVASLDHLGPFARSVTDLALAYDVMQGPDADDSACATRGLEPTLPLLGNPVSDLRIAIAGGYFQKNVFPEAVEAVSRVAKALGATQVVDIPEAARARAAAYVITTTEGASLHLDRLRKRPNDFDPAVRDRLIAGAMVPAPLVDRAQKFRRWYRAQFAEIFKSVDVLIAPATPCTAPKLGQVNFNLDGVELPVRANIGIHTQPISFIGLPVVAVPVPLEPLPIGVQIIVAPWREDIALRVAYTLEKMGVVAAPASRGL, encoded by the coding sequence ATGACCGCCAAGCCAGAGATGACGGGCGCAGAGATCGCCACCGCGGTTGCCGGCCGCAAGATGTCAGCGCGCGATGCCATCGAAGCGGCTCTTGCACGCATCAAGCAGCACGACACCATCCTCAATGCCTTCACCGACGTCACGGCCGAGCGGGCTCGTGCGAAAGCGCGCGCGATCGATGCCGATATCGCCGCGGGCAAGACCGTCGGTCCGCTCGCCGGTGTGCCCTTCGCGGTGAAGAACCTGTTCGATGTCGCCGGACTTCCGACCCGGGCCGGCTCCAGGATCAACCGCGACCTCGCGCCGGCCAAGCGTGACGCCACGCTGATCGAGCGGATGGAAGCGGCCGGCGCCGTGCTCGTCGGCGCGCTCAACATGGGTGAATACGCCTATGACTTCACCGGCGAGAACGTCCATGACGGTCCCTCGCGCAATCCGCACGACACCACGCGGATGACCGGCGGCTCCTCCGGCGGCTCCGGCAGCGCCGTGGGCGGCGCGCTGGTGCCGATTGCGCTCGGCTCGGACACCAATGGTTCGATCCGGGTGCCGTCCTCGTTCTGCGGCATCTTTGGCCTGAAGCCGACCTATGGCCGGCTATCGCGCGCGCGCTCGTTCCCGTTCGTCGCGAGCCTCGATCATCTCGGTCCGTTCGCGCGCTCCGTCACCGACCTTGCGCTCGCCTATGACGTGATGCAGGGCCCGGATGCCGACGACAGCGCCTGCGCGACGCGTGGGCTCGAGCCGACGCTGCCGCTGCTTGGCAATCCGGTTTCGGACCTGCGCATTGCGATCGCCGGCGGCTACTTCCAGAAGAACGTGTTTCCGGAAGCTGTCGAGGCCGTCAGCCGCGTCGCCAAGGCGCTTGGCGCAACGCAGGTGGTCGATATTCCCGAAGCCGCGCGCGCCCGCGCGGCGGCTTATGTCATCACCACCACCGAAGGCGCCTCGCTGCATCTCGATCGCCTGCGCAAGCGGCCGAACGATTTCGATCCGGCGGTGCGCGACCGGCTGATCGCAGGCGCGATGGTGCCGGCGCCGCTGGTCGACCGCGCACAAAAATTCCGCCGCTGGTATCGCGCCCAGTTCGCCGAGATATTCAAATCGGTCGACGTGCTGATTGCGCCGGCGACACCCTGCACCGCGCCAAAGCTCGGTCAGGTGAATTTCAACCTCGACGGCGTCGAGCTGCCGGTGCGCGCCAACATCGGCATCCACACCCAGCCGATCTCCTTCATCGGCCTGCCTGTGGTCGCAGTTCCCGTGCCGCTCGAGCCGCTGCCAATCGGCGTGCAGATCATCGTCGCGCCCTGGCGCGAGGACATCGCGCTGCGCGTCGCGTACACGTTGGAAAAGATGGGCGTCGTCGCTGCGCCCGCGTCGAGAGGACTTTGA
- a CDS encoding DUF4089 domain-containing protein — protein MAEPQDNHIHDYIDAVSKALALPVEEAWRPAVRANLEVSLRLGRLVDEFALPDETEPAPVFTA, from the coding sequence ATGGCCGAGCCGCAAGACAATCATATCCACGACTATATCGACGCCGTATCGAAAGCGCTGGCGCTGCCGGTCGAGGAGGCTTGGCGGCCCGCGGTGCGTGCCAATCTGGAAGTCTCGCTGCGGCTCGGCCGCCTCGTCGACGAATTCGCGCTGCCGGACGAGACCGAGCCGGCGCCGGTCTTTACGGCCTGA
- a CDS encoding dipeptide ABC transporter ATP-binding protein, translated as MTAQRLLDIHDLTVEFTTRRGIVKAVQHVDISVGKGETLAIVGESGSGKSVTSYAVMRILDRAGRIAEGSVMFSGIDVKAATEDQMRDLRGREVSMIFQNPRAALNPIRKVGDQIEDVLRTHVQQAQVADHGEKAIEALEQVKIARPRERYHAYPFELSGGMCQRVVIALALACNPQLLMADEPTTGLDVTTQKAVMDLIVELTRRRAMSTILITHDLGLAAAYCDRVVVMEKGRVVETAKAADIFASPQHPYTKKLMRATPRLGVSLRDLLPEEEGAAFASPRARGEADASGSAIALQGAADEGDSPRTVLAEAAPHPNPLPVKDGEREKNQQPLLLIEKLVKEYPRQGATATLGKLFGRKPPAEPDVFRAVDAISFSIGHGESVGLVGESGCGKSTTSMMVMRLLDQTSGLIQFDGEAISGIAPAAFARLPQRSRIQMVFQDPTDSLNPRFTAARAIADPIMQLGGIRGRDALRARCEELATMVGLPHDLLDRFPHQLSGGQKARVGIARAVALHPKLVILDEPTAALDVSVQAVVLNLLQDLKQRLGMSYLFVSHDLNVVRLLCDRVIVMRTGRIVEEGPSEQVLSDPRDDYTKELLTAIPHPSLPVH; from the coding sequence ATGACCGCCCAGCGCCTGCTCGACATCCACGACCTCACCGTCGAATTCACCACCCGCCGCGGCATCGTCAAAGCCGTGCAGCACGTCGACATCTCCGTGGGCAAGGGCGAGACACTCGCCATCGTCGGCGAGTCCGGCTCCGGCAAGTCGGTGACGTCCTATGCGGTGATGCGCATCCTCGACCGTGCCGGGCGGATCGCCGAGGGCTCGGTGATGTTCTCGGGCATCGACGTCAAGGCCGCGACCGAAGACCAGATGCGCGATCTGCGCGGCCGCGAAGTCTCGATGATCTTCCAGAACCCGCGCGCGGCGCTCAATCCGATCCGCAAAGTCGGCGACCAGATCGAGGACGTGCTGCGCACCCATGTCCAGCAGGCCCAGGTCGCCGACCACGGAGAGAAAGCGATCGAGGCGCTGGAGCAGGTCAAGATCGCCCGCCCCCGCGAGCGCTACCACGCCTATCCGTTCGAGCTTTCGGGGGGCATGTGCCAGCGCGTCGTCATCGCGCTTGCGCTGGCCTGCAACCCGCAGCTGCTGATGGCGGACGAGCCGACCACCGGCCTCGACGTCACCACCCAGAAGGCGGTGATGGACCTGATCGTCGAGCTGACCAGGCGGCGCGCGATGTCGACCATCCTGATCACCCACGATCTCGGCCTCGCCGCCGCCTATTGCGACCGCGTCGTGGTGATGGAGAAGGGAAGGGTGGTCGAGACCGCGAAGGCCGCCGACATCTTCGCGAGCCCGCAGCACCCCTACACGAAGAAGCTGATGCGCGCCACGCCGCGGCTTGGTGTGTCCTTGCGGGATCTGTTACCAGAGGAGGAGGGCGCTGCCTTCGCCTCTCCCCGCGCGCGGGGAGAGGCCGACGCATCCGGGAGCGCAATTGCGCTCCAGGGTGCGGCGGATGAGGGGGACTCTCCACGCACCGTGCTCGCTGAGGCGGCCCCTCACCCCAACCCTCTCCCCGTGAAGGACGGGGAAAGGGAGAAGAATCAGCAGCCTCTCCTCCTCATCGAAAAGCTCGTCAAGGAATACCCCCGTCAGGGCGCCACCGCGACGCTCGGAAAGCTATTCGGCCGCAAGCCGCCGGCGGAGCCTGACGTCTTCCGCGCCGTCGACGCCATCAGCTTCTCGATCGGCCACGGCGAAAGCGTCGGCCTCGTCGGCGAATCCGGCTGCGGCAAATCGACCACCTCGATGATGGTGATGCGGCTGCTCGACCAGACCTCCGGCCTGATCCAGTTCGACGGCGAGGCGATCTCCGGCATCGCACCTGCCGCCTTCGCCCGCCTGCCGCAGCGCAGCCGTATCCAGATGGTGTTCCAGGACCCGACCGACAGCCTCAACCCGCGCTTCACCGCCGCGCGCGCCATCGCCGATCCGATCATGCAGCTCGGCGGCATCAGAGGGCGAGACGCGCTCCGCGCCCGCTGCGAGGAACTGGCCACGATGGTCGGCCTGCCGCACGATCTGCTGGATCGCTTCCCGCACCAATTGTCGGGTGGCCAGAAGGCTCGCGTCGGCATCGCTCGCGCCGTTGCGCTGCATCCGAAACTCGTCATCCTGGACGAGCCGACCGCGGCGCTGGACGTCTCGGTCCAGGCCGTGGTCCTCAATCTGCTACAGGATCTCAAGCAGCGGCTAGGCATGAGTTATTTGTTCGTCTCGCATGATTTGAATGTGGTGCGATTGCTGTGCGATCGTGTCATTGTGATGCGGACGGGGCGGATCGTCGAAGAGGGCCCTTCCGAGCAGGTCCTCAGCGATCCCAGGGACGACTACACCAAGGAGCTGCTGACGGCGATCCCGCATCCGTCGTTGCCGGTGCACTGA
- a CDS encoding ABC transporter permease gives MSSVAPAVEPVAPARTSGLVAILDQTRYVLGENRVTGFAFALLIMILIAAIFGPYVVPYDPLASDTAASLKPPSAAHWFGTDQLGRDIFSRVIVATRLDTFIAVASVALVFLMGGLAGIAAGYFGGWTDRIVGRIADTIMAFPLFVLAMGIVAALGNTVQNIILATAIVNFPLYARVARAEANVRRNAGFVQAARLSGNGEFRILLVHILPNIMPIMIVQMSLTMGYAVLNAAGLSFIGLGVRPPTAEWGIMVAEGAGFMVSGEWWIALFPGLALMIAVFCFNLLGDGLRDIVDPQRRT, from the coding sequence ATGAGCTCCGTTGCGCCTGCTGTTGAACCTGTCGCTCCCGCCCGCACGTCCGGGCTTGTCGCCATCCTCGACCAGACCCGCTACGTGCTCGGCGAGAACAGGGTCACCGGCTTCGCCTTCGCCCTGCTGATCATGATCCTCATTGCCGCGATCTTCGGCCCCTATGTGGTGCCATACGATCCGCTCGCATCCGACACGGCGGCCTCGTTGAAGCCGCCATCGGCCGCGCACTGGTTCGGCACCGACCAGCTCGGCCGCGACATCTTTAGCCGCGTCATCGTCGCAACCCGGCTCGACACCTTCATTGCGGTCGCCTCCGTCGCGCTGGTGTTCCTGATGGGCGGCCTCGCCGGCATCGCCGCCGGCTATTTCGGCGGCTGGACCGACCGCATCGTCGGCCGTATCGCCGACACCATCATGGCTTTCCCGCTGTTCGTGCTGGCGATGGGTATCGTCGCCGCCCTCGGCAACACCGTGCAGAACATTATTCTGGCCACGGCCATCGTGAACTTCCCGCTCTATGCCCGCGTCGCACGCGCCGAGGCCAATGTGCGCCGCAACGCCGGCTTCGTGCAGGCCGCGCGGCTTTCCGGCAACGGCGAATTTCGCATCCTCTTGGTGCACATTTTGCCGAACATCATGCCGATCATGATCGTGCAGATGTCGCTGACCATGGGCTACGCCGTCCTCAATGCCGCCGGCCTGTCCTTCATCGGCCTCGGCGTCCGCCCGCCGACCGCCGAATGGGGCATCATGGTCGCCGAAGGCGCGGGCTTCATGGTCTCAGGCGAATGGTGGATCGCGCTGTTCCCCGGCCTCGCGCTGATGATCGCCGTGTTCTGCTTCAACCTCCTCGGCGACGGCCTGCGCGATATCGTCGACCCCCAGCGGAGGACGTGA
- a CDS encoding ABC transporter permease, producing MFTMIGKRLMFAIPSLVGVVIVTFLLTRALPGDPAAYFAGPAATKEAVEQIRKKLGLDRPLIEQFFRYTGDLARGDFGNSLTTGQPVAAEIRNRLPASAELTLLGLIVSIVIAIPLGVLAATRPGSWIDHLCRVTTTAGVSLPVFFTGLVLVYVFYFRLGWSPAPLGRLDVFYSAPPTVTGFYLIDTLIARDVEAFRSALSQLILPATTLAIFSLAPIARMTRASMLAVLASEFVRTARASGLSPATVIVTYAFRNAMLPVITTLSMVFSFLLGANVLVEKVFAWPGIGSYAVEALIASDFAPVQGFVLTMAVMYVLLNLVIDILYGVIDPRVRLEG from the coding sequence ATGTTCACCATGATCGGCAAGCGGCTGATGTTCGCGATTCCCTCGTTGGTCGGGGTCGTCATCGTCACCTTCCTGCTGACGCGGGCGCTGCCCGGCGATCCTGCCGCCTACTTCGCCGGCCCCGCCGCGACCAAGGAAGCCGTCGAGCAGATCCGGAAAAAACTCGGCCTTGACAGGCCGCTGATCGAGCAGTTCTTCCGCTACACGGGCGATCTCGCCCGTGGCGATTTCGGCAACTCGCTGACCACGGGCCAGCCGGTCGCGGCCGAAATCCGCAATCGTCTGCCCGCGTCCGCCGAGCTGACGCTGCTCGGCCTGATCGTTTCGATCGTCATAGCCATCCCGCTCGGCGTTCTCGCGGCAACGCGGCCGGGATCATGGATTGATCATCTCTGTCGGGTGACGACGACAGCCGGCGTCTCGCTGCCGGTGTTCTTCACCGGCCTCGTGCTGGTCTACGTCTTCTATTTCCGGCTCGGCTGGTCGCCCGCGCCGCTCGGCCGGCTCGATGTGTTCTATAGCGCACCACCGACGGTGACCGGTTTCTATCTGATCGACACGCTGATCGCGCGAGACGTCGAGGCGTTCCGCTCGGCGCTGAGCCAGCTGATTCTGCCGGCGACGACGCTGGCGATCTTTTCGCTGGCGCCGATCGCGCGCATGACCCGCGCCTCGATGCTGGCCGTGCTCGCAAGCGAATTCGTCCGCACCGCACGCGCCAGTGGCCTGTCGCCTGCGACCGTCATCGTCACCTACGCCTTCCGCAACGCGATGCTGCCCGTCATCACCACGCTGAGTATGGTGTTCTCGTTCCTGCTCGGCGCCAACGTGCTGGTGGAAAAAGTGTTCGCCTGGCCCGGCATCGGCTCCTACGCGGTGGAGGCGCTGATCGCGTCGGACTTCGCGCCGGTGCAGGGCTTCGTGCTGACCATGGCGGTGATGTACGTGCTGCTCAATCTCGTCATCGACATTCTCTACGGCGTGATCGATCCGCGCGTGCGGCTGGAGGGCTAA
- a CDS encoding ABC transporter substrate-binding protein: MKRRDFLKSVSGLAAGAALPAVPQVISSAYADARSETLLIVSEGGPNNLDIHGVGTNVPGYEVSWNCYDRLISHEMKSGPGGVPYYDRDKFRGELAEDFRLDDMSVTFKLRKNAKFHDGTPVTAKDVKWSLDRAVSVGGFPTFQMSAGSLTKPEQFVVIDDHTVRVDFLKNDRLTIPDLAVIVPCIVNSELVKKNASEKDPWGLEFTKQQTAGSGAYKVTKWTAGTEVIMERNEDWVCGPLPKIKRVIWRMVPQAGNRRALLERGDADISYELPNKDFQEMKANGKLNVVSLPFSNGIQYIGMNVTRPPFDNPKVRQAVAYALPYQKIMDAVMFGLANPMFGAPKDKPTEVAWPQPHKYNTDMDKAKALMAEAGYANGFETTISFDLNFAGVNEPLCVLVQESLAQIGIKTTINKVPGANWRTELNKKEMPLFTNVFSGWLDYPEYFFYWCYHGNNSVFNTMSYKSAEMDRLIDGARVAAAAGDMAAYDTDVKGFIDLAYTDIPRIPLYQPFVNVAMQKNISGYQYWFHRRLDYRAMAKG, translated from the coding sequence ATGAAGCGCCGCGATTTCCTCAAGTCCGTGTCCGGATTGGCCGCAGGCGCAGCGCTTCCGGCGGTGCCGCAGGTGATCTCCTCCGCCTACGCCGACGCGCGCTCGGAGACGCTGCTGATCGTGTCGGAAGGCGGCCCAAACAATCTCGACATCCACGGCGTCGGCACCAACGTGCCCGGCTACGAGGTGTCCTGGAATTGCTACGACCGGCTGATCAGCCATGAGATGAAGAGCGGCCCCGGCGGCGTGCCGTATTACGACCGCGACAAGTTTAGGGGTGAGCTCGCCGAGGACTTTAGGCTCGACGACATGTCGGTCACCTTCAAGCTGCGCAAGAATGCCAAATTCCACGACGGCACGCCTGTCACGGCAAAAGACGTGAAATGGTCGCTCGACCGCGCCGTCAGCGTCGGCGGCTTTCCGACCTTCCAGATGAGCGCGGGCTCTCTCACCAAGCCGGAGCAGTTCGTGGTGATCGATGACCACACCGTGCGCGTCGACTTTCTGAAGAACGACAGGCTGACGATCCCTGATCTCGCGGTCATCGTGCCCTGCATCGTCAACTCGGAGCTGGTCAAGAAGAACGCCAGCGAAAAGGATCCCTGGGGTCTCGAGTTCACGAAACAGCAGACCGCAGGCTCCGGCGCCTACAAGGTGACGAAGTGGACCGCCGGCACCGAAGTGATCATGGAGCGCAACGAGGATTGGGTCTGCGGTCCGCTGCCGAAGATCAAGCGCGTGATCTGGCGCATGGTGCCGCAGGCCGGCAACCGTCGCGCGCTGCTCGAGCGCGGCGACGCCGACATCTCCTACGAATTGCCGAACAAGGACTTTCAGGAGATGAAGGCCAACGGCAAGCTCAACGTGGTGTCGCTGCCGTTCTCCAACGGCATCCAGTATATCGGCATGAACGTCACCAGGCCGCCGTTCGACAATCCGAAGGTGCGGCAGGCAGTGGCCTACGCGCTGCCCTATCAGAAGATCATGGACGCGGTGATGTTCGGCCTCGCCAACCCGATGTTCGGCGCACCCAAGGACAAGCCGACCGAAGTCGCCTGGCCGCAGCCGCACAAATACAACACCGACATGGACAAGGCGAAGGCGTTGATGGCGGAAGCCGGTTACGCCAACGGTTTCGAGACCACGATCTCGTTCGACCTCAATTTTGCCGGCGTCAACGAGCCGCTCTGCGTGCTGGTCCAGGAGAGCCTCGCGCAGATCGGCATCAAGACCACCATCAACAAGGTGCCCGGCGCCAATTGGCGCACCGAGCTGAACAAGAAGGAGATGCCGCTCTTCACCAACGTGTTCTCGGGCTGGCTCGATTACCCCGAATACTTCTTCTACTGGTGCTATCACGGCAACAATTCCGTCTTCAACACCATGAGCTACAAGTCGGCGGAGATGGACAGACTGATCGACGGCGCGCGCGTTGCAGCAGCTGCCGGCGACATGGCGGCCTACGACACCGACGTGAAAGGCTTCATCGATCTCGCCTACACCGACATCCCGCGGATTCCGCTGTACCAGCCCTTCGTCAACGTCGCGATGCAGAAGAACATCAGCGGCTACCAATACTGGTTCCACCGGAGGCTCGACTACCGCGCGATGGCGAAGGGGTGA